A window of the Deltaproteobacteria bacterium PRO3 genome harbors these coding sequences:
- a CDS encoding tRNA (cytidine(34)-2'-O)-methyltransferase, producing MNVVLCQPQIPPNTGNIARLCVATRTRLHLVRPLGFSTDDAQLKRAGLDYWQHLEIFYYDDWEAFLGAHPAAGLYLYSKKARRPYTAVEYKDTDFLVFGSETQGLSEAMLERYADRLCTIPMWGPTRSLNLSTSVGVVLYEALRQVHRGFENFPAD from the coding sequence ATGAACGTCGTCCTCTGCCAACCCCAGATCCCGCCCAATACCGGCAACATCGCCCGGCTCTGCGTCGCGACCCGTACACGGCTTCATTTAGTGAGGCCCCTGGGTTTTTCCACCGACGACGCCCAGCTCAAGCGGGCGGGGCTGGATTACTGGCAGCATCTGGAGATTTTTTACTACGACGACTGGGAGGCCTTCCTCGGCGCCCATCCGGCGGCCGGCCTTTATCTCTACTCGAAGAAGGCGCGACGGCCCTACACGGCGGTGGAGTATAAGGATACGGATTTTTTGGTCTTCGGCTCCGAGACCCAAGGTCTCTCCGAGGCGATGCTCGAGCGCTACGCCGACCGGCTCTGCACCATCCCCATGTGGGGACCGACGCGCAGCCTCAACCTCTCGACCTCGGTGGGCGTCGTCCTCTACGAGGCCTTGAGGCAAGTGCACCGGGGATTCGAGAATTTTCCAGCGGATTAG